From a single Nitrospira sp. genomic region:
- a CDS encoding alpha-D-glucose phosphate-specific phosphoglucomutase, which produces MAHHPRAGQPAQPEQLVALDTLEQAYYQELPDPADPQQRVSFGTSGHRGSSLKRTFNEAHILAITQAICEYRSKMGTTGPLYIGKDTHALSAPAQRSALEVLAANGVHVRLDQQDGYTPTPVISHAIITTNRGRTAGRADGIIVTPSHNPPEDGGFKYNPPHGGPADTDVTKLIETRANELLAAKLHGVTRVPYEQAIKASTTSRHDFVDAYVSDLAKVVDLDRIKAAKLRLGVDPLGGAAVAYWRPLAERYGLDLQIVNDRVDPTFRFMTLDWDGKIRMDCSSPHAMASLITLKDRFDLAFGNDTDTDRHGIVTPDAGLMNPNHYLAAAIAYLFTHRPGWQPGAGIGKTVVSSSIIDRVARSLQRRLVEVPVGFKWFVPGLSDGSLGFGGEESAGAAFLRLDGTTWVTDKDGIIMDLLAAEMLAVTGKNPSVLYHDLTASLGEPIYERIDAPASRAQKAALQKFSPQQVQRRELAGEAITAMLTDAPGNHASIGGLKVTTANGWFAARPSGTEDVYKLYAESFKGQAHLRRIQDDAQALIKQVFTAAGA; this is translated from the coding sequence ATGGCTCACCATCCCCGCGCCGGACAACCGGCACAACCGGAACAACTCGTTGCACTCGACACACTCGAACAGGCCTATTACCAGGAACTGCCCGATCCGGCTGATCCCCAGCAACGGGTGAGCTTCGGCACGAGCGGGCATCGCGGCTCGTCCCTCAAGCGCACATTCAACGAAGCACATATCCTGGCCATCACGCAGGCCATCTGTGAGTACCGGAGCAAGATGGGGACGACCGGCCCACTCTACATCGGCAAGGACACCCATGCCCTTTCCGCTCCGGCTCAACGAAGCGCATTGGAGGTCTTGGCGGCAAACGGGGTTCACGTCCGTCTCGACCAACAGGACGGCTATACCCCGACCCCGGTGATTTCCCATGCCATCATCACCACGAATCGTGGCCGAACAGCCGGCCGTGCCGATGGCATCATCGTGACGCCCTCGCACAATCCGCCTGAAGACGGCGGCTTTAAATACAATCCGCCCCACGGCGGCCCCGCCGACACCGACGTGACGAAGCTGATTGAAACCCGAGCCAACGAATTGCTGGCGGCAAAGCTGCACGGGGTAACGCGCGTCCCCTACGAACAGGCGATCAAGGCCTCCACCACCTCACGCCATGACTTTGTCGACGCTTACGTGTCTGACCTGGCCAAGGTCGTCGATCTCGACCGGATCAAGGCGGCCAAACTGCGGCTCGGCGTCGATCCGCTAGGCGGCGCAGCCGTCGCCTACTGGCGTCCGCTCGCCGAACGGTACGGACTGGACCTGCAGATCGTGAATGATCGCGTCGACCCCACCTTCCGCTTCATGACGCTGGATTGGGACGGCAAGATTCGCATGGACTGCTCATCCCCCCACGCGATGGCCTCCTTGATCACCTTAAAAGACCGGTTTGATCTGGCCTTCGGCAACGATACCGATACGGATCGACACGGCATTGTCACCCCCGATGCCGGGTTGATGAACCCCAACCATTACCTGGCCGCCGCCATTGCCTACCTCTTCACTCATCGTCCCGGTTGGCAACCCGGCGCAGGCATCGGCAAGACGGTGGTCAGCAGCAGCATCATCGATCGCGTGGCCCGATCACTACAACGCCGATTGGTTGAGGTACCGGTCGGTTTCAAATGGTTCGTCCCGGGGCTCAGCGACGGGTCATTGGGATTCGGTGGAGAAGAAAGCGCGGGCGCCGCCTTTCTGCGCCTCGACGGCACCACCTGGGTGACCGACAAGGACGGGATCATCATGGATCTGCTCGCAGCGGAAATGCTGGCGGTCACCGGAAAGAACCCGTCTGTGCTGTATCACGACTTGACCGCTTCACTGGGCGAACCGATCTATGAGCGGATCGATGCCCCGGCGAGCAGAGCACAAAAAGCCGCGCTCCAGAAATTCTCCCCGCAACAAGTCCAACGCCGTGAACTCGCGGGAGAGGCGATTACCGCCATGTTGACCGATGCGCCGGGCAATCACGCCTCCATTGGAGGACTCAAGGTCACCACCGCCAACGGATGGTTCGCGGCTCGCCCAAGCGGCACCGAGGATGTGTATAAACTCTATGCCGAGAGCTTTAAGGGGCAGGCCCACCTCCGCCGGATTCAGGACGATGCGCAGGCCTTGATCAAGCAGGTATTCACCGCCGCAGGGGCGTAG
- a CDS encoding thioredoxin family protein, translating into MPNITLLHSPTCGACPSAKRLWKELRVKYSFSYREVDITTPDGQELANRHSVRAVPATIIDGRLTFVGVPPRQSAEKALQLKMKPQGA; encoded by the coding sequence ATGCCGAATATTACCTTGTTGCATTCACCAACCTGCGGAGCCTGTCCTTCGGCGAAGCGCCTGTGGAAGGAACTGAGGGTGAAGTATAGCTTTAGCTATCGCGAGGTCGACATCACGACCCCAGATGGGCAGGAGTTGGCGAATCGACATTCGGTCCGGGCGGTGCCCGCGACTATTATCGATGGCCGTCTGACCTTTGTCGGGGTGCCGCCTCGTCAGAGCGCCGAAAAAGCGCTGCAGCTGAAAATGAAACCGCAGGGCGCGTGA
- a CDS encoding exodeoxyribonuclease V subunit gamma: protein MLRLVTGPFHPTLESQLVHDLRALKSQDPQAAVALIVPSDQLRRALKQLLVRRHGLALFNVHILSFHQLALQLNGEQQGRAGTVREKPQLELVTDVFFEHLLQHLSRRRLPQTDALHLEELAPGAWPALWASLRDVKDATIDSRVALRAVEEGQFAAEDEPKLKGLFTLSAAIREGASALGVGSPDDLAALVTEEAPNSPFLNRLSGLWYYGSYDLTQTQLTLLETLAGSFPVTVYFPVGPAPGYAFAQQFLERHLYPMAGTAQRAASSSLQTNLFDWAETNVSVEVRNAVGVDDELTLVCKEILTLVESNRYRFEEIGVVGRTLVPYQSSLARIFDQHRIPFVSSAALPLLQEPVVKTLLQLAQLKSNGLHRTSMLEVLTSPWNRRLMAGGGRLAPRPDQWRLAAQVLGITRGEEEWRRLEHVTQLESWPDEGSPRCTDQQEPFPVDARQLRWLWNGLSPLLDDLRGLPESGGYAALTEAFCALAERHCAIDLETEPSGDAATPGEDAQDVQEALVGVFAQMRMLDRLGLTVSWKEWIDTFLTVLERTRYALAPSSHQGVHVLDAMAARGVGFRALFVIGMNETVFPRAIQEDGFLRDRHRLILSETLGYKIDQKLQGYGEEALLFELLSASARERVYLSYQRADAAGRPLAPSGYLDAIGAVSKAGLADSMFPLPRRWSERRDLPLFVPPLLTREELTVSAVLRGRDVSALLDLVGREGTVFSHGVAALGVMEQSHAPLSGYDGMLQDPIMHWQRVCEKGFSPTALETYARCPFQYFAAQVLDLTSVGQEPSMELPPPAMGHLCHDALRRCYQALIAQGLASTGFSTGAVTTAVTQAVEQTFAAYAERHGTGYRLTWDMAQERVRRVVTAVLADDCGAAASGFVPFACEVEAKGTLPDGTVGMTVSMRGRLDRVDRHPVSGVVRVIDYKYRANSRVEAKDRNLLQAAIRAHRLQPALYALMTLAEPLDGARHALPERVEFVYLLPQGEPAVDRASFDSSAWQGPSGPLLSRAVQTLLNGIREGRHFIVPDETHCSHCDYSALCRRTHQPTWWRAYRAAAAKELREIRSQKVARD from the coding sequence ATGCTCCGCCTCGTTACCGGCCCATTTCATCCCACCCTCGAATCTCAACTCGTTCACGATCTTCGTGCTCTCAAGTCGCAGGACCCGCAAGCTGCCGTGGCGCTTATCGTGCCGTCGGATCAGCTGCGGCGTGCCCTGAAGCAGCTTTTGGTCAGGCGGCACGGGCTCGCTCTGTTCAATGTCCACATCTTGTCTTTTCACCAGCTCGCGCTACAGCTGAATGGTGAGCAGCAAGGTCGAGCAGGAACTGTCAGAGAGAAACCTCAGCTTGAACTGGTGACGGATGTGTTCTTCGAACACTTGCTGCAGCACCTCAGCCGGCGACGCCTCCCGCAGACCGATGCACTTCATCTTGAGGAGTTGGCGCCGGGCGCCTGGCCGGCACTGTGGGCCAGCCTGCGTGACGTGAAGGATGCGACGATCGATTCACGCGTCGCGCTCCGCGCGGTGGAGGAGGGGCAGTTTGCGGCGGAGGATGAGCCAAAGCTCAAGGGATTATTTACCTTGTCTGCGGCAATCCGGGAAGGGGCGTCAGCGTTGGGAGTCGGGTCGCCGGACGATCTGGCCGCGCTGGTGACAGAGGAGGCCCCGAACTCACCCTTCCTGAATCGTCTCAGCGGGCTGTGGTACTACGGTTCCTACGACTTGACACAAACGCAATTGACTCTGCTGGAAACTCTGGCCGGCTCATTTCCTGTGACGGTGTACTTCCCCGTGGGGCCGGCGCCCGGTTATGCCTTCGCGCAACAGTTTCTCGAGCGGCACCTCTATCCGATGGCCGGAACGGCGCAGCGCGCGGCGTCCTCCTCCTTGCAGACGAACCTGTTCGATTGGGCGGAAACGAACGTATCGGTTGAGGTTCGCAATGCCGTGGGCGTGGACGATGAATTGACGCTCGTCTGCAAGGAGATCCTGACATTAGTCGAGTCGAACCGCTATCGCTTCGAAGAAATCGGCGTGGTGGGTCGGACCCTTGTGCCCTACCAGTCGTCCCTCGCGAGAATCTTCGACCAGCACCGCATTCCCTTTGTGTCGAGTGCAGCGCTGCCGCTGTTGCAAGAGCCGGTCGTGAAGACGCTCCTTCAGCTGGCCCAGTTGAAGTCGAATGGGTTGCATCGAACCTCGATGTTGGAGGTGTTGACGTCCCCGTGGAACCGTCGATTGATGGCCGGTGGCGGTAGGCTTGCGCCTCGTCCCGATCAGTGGCGGCTGGCGGCGCAGGTGTTGGGTATCACGCGGGGTGAGGAGGAATGGCGACGGCTGGAACATGTGACACAGCTGGAATCCTGGCCGGACGAAGGCTCGCCTCGATGTACAGACCAACAGGAGCCTTTTCCCGTCGATGCCAGGCAACTCCGATGGCTCTGGAACGGTCTCTCCCCTCTGCTCGACGACCTGAGGGGCCTGCCGGAGTCCGGGGGGTATGCCGCGTTGACGGAGGCCTTCTGTGCGCTGGCAGAACGCCACTGTGCGATCGACCTGGAGACAGAGCCATCCGGTGACGCGGCGACGCCAGGAGAGGACGCGCAAGACGTACAGGAGGCGCTGGTGGGTGTGTTCGCCCAGATGCGGATGCTGGACCGGCTTGGGCTTACCGTCAGCTGGAAGGAATGGATCGACACGTTCCTGACCGTCCTGGAACGCACGAGGTATGCTCTCGCACCATCCTCTCACCAGGGCGTGCACGTGCTGGATGCCATGGCGGCAAGGGGCGTGGGATTCCGTGCACTGTTTGTCATCGGGATGAATGAAACGGTGTTTCCCCGGGCCATCCAGGAGGACGGGTTTCTTCGTGACCGGCATCGGCTTATTTTGAGTGAGACGTTGGGCTATAAGATCGATCAGAAGCTGCAGGGCTATGGGGAAGAAGCGCTGCTGTTCGAACTCCTCTCGGCCTCCGCGCGGGAACGCGTGTATCTCTCGTATCAGCGCGCCGATGCCGCCGGGCGTCCCCTGGCCCCATCGGGGTATCTGGATGCGATCGGCGCGGTGTCGAAGGCCGGCCTCGCGGACTCGATGTTTCCCTTGCCACGCCGATGGTCGGAGCGTCGTGACTTGCCGCTGTTTGTCCCGCCGCTACTGACGAGGGAGGAGTTGACGGTGAGTGCGGTATTGAGGGGACGCGATGTGTCGGCGCTGTTGGATCTTGTCGGGCGCGAGGGGACGGTGTTTTCCCATGGCGTGGCTGCTCTGGGCGTTATGGAACAAAGTCACGCGCCGTTGAGCGGCTACGATGGCATGCTGCAGGATCCGATCATGCATTGGCAGCGGGTCTGTGAAAAAGGATTCTCACCGACTGCTCTGGAAACCTATGCCCGTTGTCCCTTCCAGTATTTTGCCGCCCAGGTATTGGATCTCACATCGGTCGGCCAGGAACCCTCGATGGAACTGCCGCCGCCGGCCATGGGGCACCTGTGCCACGACGCATTGCGACGGTGTTACCAGGCCCTGATTGCCCAGGGCCTGGCGTCGACCGGTTTCTCGACAGGGGCGGTCACGACCGCCGTGACACAGGCGGTCGAGCAGACATTCGCCGCCTACGCGGAGCGACACGGCACGGGATATCGGCTGACGTGGGACATGGCGCAGGAGCGGGTGCGGCGGGTTGTGACGGCAGTCTTGGCCGATGATTGCGGAGCGGCGGCTTCCGGGTTTGTCCCGTTCGCCTGTGAAGTCGAGGCGAAGGGAACGCTCCCGGATGGGACCGTGGGCATGACCGTATCTATGCGTGGTCGACTGGACCGTGTCGACCGGCATCCGGTCTCCGGTGTGGTAAGAGTCATCGACTATAAATACCGTGCGAATAGCCGGGTCGAGGCGAAGGATCGCAATCTGCTCCAGGCGGCTATACGGGCTCATCGCCTGCAACCGGCTTTGTATGCCTTGATGACCCTTGCCGAGCCTCTCGATGGTGCAAGGCACGCCCTTCCCGAACGGGTTGAATTTGTGTACCTGCTGCCGCAAGGTGAACCAGCCGTCGATCGGGCGTCTTTTGACTCGTCTGCTTGGCAGGGGCCATCCGGGCCGTTGCTGAGTCGGGCGGTGCAGACGTTACTGAACGGCATCCGGGAGGGCCGGCATTTTATTGTGCCGGATGAGACCCATTGCAGTCATTGCGACTATTCCGCACTGTGTCGTCGTACGCACCAGCCTACCTGGTGGCGAGCCTACCGTGCGGCGGCGGCGAAAGAGCTTCGAGAGATACGGTCGCAGAAGGTGGCGCGTGACTGA
- a CDS encoding DNA gyrase inhibitor YacG, protein MSPSPSSQRRCPECHQPTTWQGNPWRPFCSERCQIIDLGAWAGEQYRVAGPSLTVSGSESSVPDSE, encoded by the coding sequence GTGTCTCCTTCTCCCTCTTCCCAACGCCGCTGTCCTGAATGCCACCAGCCGACCACCTGGCAAGGCAATCCCTGGCGTCCGTTTTGTTCCGAGCGCTGTCAAATCATCGATCTGGGAGCGTGGGCGGGAGAACAATACCGCGTGGCAGGACCGAGCCTGACGGTGAGCGGGTCAGAATCTTCTGTACCAGATAGTGAGTGA
- a CDS encoding DUF1501 domain-containing protein: MTNRMTRRALLKAGLALPLLLWRASPPARTWAAEARTSSGVGSIRERILLLVELHGGNDGLNTLIPYASEAYYRARPQLAIPRDQVRQLTSNVGLHPALSSLMPLWEGKEMAWVQGVGYPRPNRSHFRSIEIWDTASDSEQVLDQGWLSGFFERVPLPARFTAEGIVLGKGDAGPLSGGTARTIALHDPAQFLHQAGSVKPAVFRTTNRALAHILDVRREITHAANDLQGRIQQGPLVEQAFPVHRFGRQMELAARLIAAKVPVAVIKVTHGSFDTHAGQLATHHRLLEELAQGLVAFRAAMEQLGLWQDILVMTYSEFGRRVAENASHGTDHGTAAPHVFLGGRVKGGLYGAASSLTDLQDNDLKHTVDFRSLYATVGEKWWGVSGASIGFGRYPVLDVLA, translated from the coding sequence TGTTGTGGCGTGCTTCGCCGCCGGCGCGAACATGGGCCGCTGAAGCCAGGACCTCCTCCGGTGTCGGTTCGATTCGAGAGCGGATCCTGCTGCTGGTTGAACTGCATGGTGGAAACGACGGGCTGAATACCCTCATTCCCTATGCGAGTGAGGCGTACTATCGTGCTCGTCCTCAACTGGCTATTCCCCGCGATCAGGTTCGTCAATTGACCTCGAACGTCGGACTGCACCCTGCGCTCTCATCCCTGATGCCTCTCTGGGAAGGGAAAGAGATGGCCTGGGTGCAGGGTGTCGGCTATCCCAGGCCGAACCGGTCGCATTTCCGGTCGATCGAGATTTGGGATACGGCCTCGGATAGTGAGCAGGTCCTGGATCAAGGATGGTTGTCAGGCTTCTTCGAACGTGTTCCATTGCCGGCGCGATTTACGGCGGAGGGAATTGTGCTGGGCAAGGGGGATGCCGGTCCACTGAGTGGAGGAACGGCGCGCACCATTGCGCTCCACGATCCCGCACAGTTTCTGCACCAGGCCGGATCGGTCAAGCCGGCCGTGTTCAGGACGACAAATCGAGCATTGGCGCATATTCTGGACGTGCGACGGGAGATTACCCACGCCGCGAATGATTTGCAGGGCCGTATTCAGCAGGGTCCCCTCGTCGAACAGGCATTTCCCGTGCATCGCTTCGGGAGACAGATGGAACTGGCGGCCAGGTTGATTGCCGCCAAGGTTCCGGTTGCGGTGATCAAGGTAACCCATGGAAGTTTTGATACCCACGCCGGCCAGTTGGCCACTCACCATCGGCTGCTGGAGGAACTGGCTCAGGGGCTGGTGGCCTTTCGTGCGGCGATGGAGCAACTGGGGCTTTGGCAGGACATCCTGGTGATGACCTATTCGGAGTTTGGCCGCCGAGTCGCCGAGAATGCCAGCCATGGAACCGACCATGGCACGGCGGCGCCGCACGTGTTTCTGGGGGGGCGAGTGAAAGGCGGACTCTATGGGGCGGCTTCGTCACTGACGGATTTACAGGACAATGATCTAAAGCATACCGTGGATTTTCGGAGCCTGTATGCGACGGTGGGCGAGAAGTGGTGGGGGGTGTCTGGCGCGTCGATCGGTTTTGGGCGTTACCCGGTGCTCGACGTGTTGGCTTGA